In Actinomadura citrea, a single window of DNA contains:
- the glpK gene encoding glycerol kinase GlpK: protein MADFVGALDQGTTSTRFMIFDHGGNEIARHQLEHEQILPQAGWVEHNPTEIWERTRSVIESTLNRANLSHGDLAAFGITNQRETTVVWNRRTGRPYYNAIVWQDTRTDRIASALERDGRGETIRHRAGLPPATYFSGGKIQWILENVDGVREAAENGDAVFGNIDTWVLWNLTGGIDGGVHVTDPTNASRTMLMDLETLSWDDQLLSFFGIPRSMLPEIKPSSAPDAYGTTRANGPLGGEVPLTGILGDQQAATVGQVCFSPGEAKNTYGTGNFLLLNTGEELVRSKAGMLTTVCYQFADDAPVYALEGSIAVTGSAVQWLRDQLGIISGAAQSESLARQVDDNGGVYFVPAFSGLFAPYWRSDARGAIVGLSRFNTNAHLARATLESICYQSRDVVEAMREDSGVSLDVLKVDGGVTANELCMQLQADILGVPVSRPVVAETTALGAAYAAGLAVGFWNTTDELRQNWNEDKRWQPTWNNDQRQQGYAGWKKAVDRTLDWVDLSD, encoded by the coding sequence ATGGCTGACTTCGTCGGGGCCCTCGACCAGGGCACGACCAGCACCCGATTCATGATCTTCGACCACGGCGGCAACGAGATCGCCCGCCACCAGCTCGAACACGAGCAGATCCTGCCCCAGGCCGGCTGGGTCGAGCACAACCCGACCGAGATCTGGGAGCGCACCCGTTCCGTCATCGAGAGCACGCTGAACAGGGCGAACCTGTCCCACGGCGACCTGGCCGCGTTCGGGATCACCAACCAGCGCGAGACGACCGTGGTGTGGAACCGGCGCACCGGTCGCCCCTACTACAACGCGATCGTCTGGCAGGACACCCGCACCGACCGCATCGCGTCCGCGCTCGAACGCGACGGCCGGGGCGAGACGATCCGGCACCGCGCCGGGCTGCCGCCCGCGACGTACTTCTCCGGCGGGAAGATCCAGTGGATCCTGGAGAACGTCGACGGCGTCCGCGAGGCCGCCGAGAACGGCGACGCGGTCTTCGGCAACATCGACACCTGGGTGCTGTGGAACCTCACCGGCGGGATCGACGGGGGCGTGCACGTCACCGACCCGACCAACGCCAGCCGCACCATGCTGATGGATCTGGAGACCCTCTCCTGGGACGACCAGCTCCTGTCGTTCTTCGGGATCCCGCGCTCCATGCTGCCGGAGATCAAGCCGTCCTCGGCGCCCGACGCCTACGGGACGACCCGCGCGAACGGCCCGCTCGGCGGCGAGGTCCCGCTCACCGGCATCCTCGGCGACCAGCAGGCGGCGACGGTCGGGCAGGTGTGCTTCTCTCCCGGCGAGGCCAAGAACACCTACGGCACCGGCAACTTCCTGCTGCTCAACACAGGTGAGGAACTCGTCCGCTCCAAGGCGGGGATGCTCACCACGGTCTGCTACCAGTTCGCCGACGACGCGCCCGTCTACGCGCTGGAGGGTTCGATCGCGGTGACGGGGTCGGCGGTGCAGTGGCTGCGCGACCAGCTCGGCATCATCTCCGGCGCGGCGCAGAGCGAGTCGCTGGCCCGGCAGGTCGACGACAACGGCGGGGTCTACTTCGTCCCGGCCTTCTCCGGCCTGTTCGCCCCCTACTGGAGATCGGACGCCCGCGGCGCCATCGTCGGCCTCTCGCGCTTCAACACCAACGCCCACCTGGCCCGCGCCACCCTGGAATCCATCTGCTACCAGTCCCGCGACGTCGTCGAAGCCATGCGCGAGGACTCCGGAGTCTCCCTGGACGTCCTCAAGGTCGACGGCGGCGTCACCGCCAACGAACTGTGCATGCAACTCCAGGCCGACATCCTCGGCGTCCCGGTCTCCCGACCCGTCGTCGCCGAAACCACCGCCCTGGGCGCCGCCTACGCCGCCGGCCTCGCCGTCGGATTCTGGAACACCACCGACGAACTCCGCCAGAACTGGAACGAAGACAAACGCTGGCAACCCACCTGGAACAACGACCAACGCCAACAAGGCTACGCAGGCTGGAAAAAGGCCGTCGACCGGACGCTCGACTGGGTCGACCTGAGTGACTAG
- a CDS encoding FAS1-like dehydratase domain-containing protein: protein MIDIAGWAPEPQETTEAVGAGPSAALAGMLDVEPPGDDLPPLWHWLHFLDRPAQRELGPDGHPREGPFLPPIPERRRMFAGGRFRIHEPLRVGDAVTRRTELASTAVKQGRSGEMLFVTVRHTFVRGRAEIAVEEQDLVYRSGGTASRPERTAFEAPDVDAPWTLKTAADPVMLFRFSALTYNAHRIHYDEEYATGAEGHAGLVVHGPLLAILCLELPRRAGLKVRELSFRARRPVYARQPFVAAGSPDGTLSIHAPGDVTAMTATFA from the coding sequence GTGATCGACATTGCGGGGTGGGCCCCGGAACCGCAGGAGACGACCGAGGCCGTCGGCGCCGGGCCGTCGGCGGCGCTGGCCGGGATGCTCGACGTCGAGCCGCCGGGGGACGATCTGCCGCCCCTCTGGCATTGGCTGCACTTCCTGGACCGGCCCGCGCAGCGTGAGCTGGGGCCAGACGGTCATCCGCGCGAGGGACCGTTCCTTCCGCCGATTCCCGAGCGGCGCCGCATGTTCGCCGGCGGGCGGTTCCGGATCCACGAGCCCCTGCGTGTCGGGGACGCCGTCACGCGTCGGACGGAACTCGCCTCCACCGCGGTGAAGCAGGGGCGCAGCGGGGAGATGCTGTTCGTGACCGTCCGGCACACCTTCGTGCGGGGCCGCGCCGAGATCGCGGTCGAGGAGCAGGACCTCGTGTACCGCAGCGGCGGCACGGCGTCCCGCCCGGAGCGGACGGCGTTCGAGGCACCGGACGTGGACGCGCCGTGGACGCTGAAGACGGCCGCGGATCCGGTCATGCTGTTCCGGTTCAGCGCCCTCACCTACAACGCCCACCGCATCCACTACGACGAGGAGTACGCGACCGGGGCGGAGGGGCACGCCGGGCTCGTCGTCCATGGGCCGCTGCTCGCGATCCTCTGCCTCGAACTGCCGCGCCGGGCGGGCCTGAAGGTGCGCGAACTCTCGTTCCGCGCCCGCAGACCCGTCTACGCGCGGCAGCCGTTCGTGGCGGCCGGGTCCCCGGACGGCACCCTCTCGATCCACGCCCCGGGCGACGTCACGGCGATGACCGCCACCTTCGCGTAG
- a CDS encoding SDR family NAD(P)-dependent oxidoreductase codes for MTTPQHTIGSGFGFESTARDVLEGIDLSGRLAVVTGGYSGLGLETTRALAGAGAQVVVPARRPEAAKEAVGGIDGVEVGELDLADLASVRGFAERFLASGRGIDVLINNAAVMACPETRVGPGWEAQFATNHLGHFALVNRLWPAVTPGARVVAVSSRGHHFSPIRWDDVQFEHGYDKWEAYGQAKTANVLFAVHLDALAKDAVRAFSLHPGSILTPLQRHIPLEEKVANGWIDEDGNEIGQGFKTPEQGAATAVWAATSPRLAGMGGVYCEDCDVAEQVPDGGPERRGRIDAPSSGVRSYATDPAQARRLWELSAELTGVNAFA; via the coding sequence ATGACCACTCCACAGCACACGATCGGATCGGGATTCGGCTTCGAGAGCACGGCCCGGGACGTCCTTGAGGGCATCGACCTCTCAGGAAGGCTCGCCGTCGTCACCGGCGGCTACTCGGGGCTCGGGCTGGAGACGACGCGGGCTCTCGCGGGCGCCGGGGCACAGGTGGTGGTCCCCGCGCGGCGGCCGGAGGCGGCGAAGGAGGCCGTCGGCGGCATCGACGGCGTGGAGGTCGGCGAACTGGACCTGGCGGACCTGGCGAGCGTGCGCGGGTTCGCGGAGCGGTTCCTCGCGTCCGGGCGCGGCATCGACGTCCTCATCAACAACGCGGCGGTCATGGCCTGCCCGGAGACGCGCGTCGGGCCCGGCTGGGAGGCGCAGTTCGCCACCAACCACCTCGGCCATTTCGCGCTGGTGAACCGTCTGTGGCCGGCTGTCACGCCGGGAGCCCGGGTCGTCGCGGTGTCGTCGCGAGGGCACCACTTCTCCCCGATCCGGTGGGACGACGTGCAGTTCGAGCACGGCTATGACAAATGGGAGGCGTACGGGCAGGCGAAGACGGCCAACGTGCTGTTCGCCGTTCACCTGGACGCGCTCGCCAAGGACGCGGTGCGGGCCTTCTCGCTCCACCCGGGGAGCATCCTGACGCCCCTCCAGCGCCACATCCCCCTGGAGGAGAAGGTGGCGAACGGCTGGATCGACGAGGACGGGAACGAGATCGGCCAGGGGTTCAAGACGCCGGAACAGGGCGCGGCGACGGCGGTGTGGGCGGCCACGTCCCCGCGACTGGCCGGCATGGGCGGGGTGTACTGCGAGGACTGCGACGTCGCCGAACAGGTCCCGGACGGCGGGCCCGAGCGCCGCGGCCGGATCGACGCGCCCTCCAGCGGGGTGCGCTCCTACGCGACCGACCCGGCGCAGGCCCGGCGGCTGTGGGAGCTGTCGGCGGAGCTGACCGGAGTGAACGCGTTCGCGTAG
- a CDS encoding MIP/aquaporin family protein, whose translation MAERTRIPPLAGELAAEFAGTLILILFGVGVVAQVAGAEIGDHDSIAWAWGLGVTLGVYVAARISGAHLNPAVTIALAAFREFAWRKTAPYIAAQTAGAFVAALIVRWNYSEVLAKIDPGHTIKTQGVFSTLPGNGTLPVGTWGAFRDQVIGTAILLFVIKALTDVRNSPPLANLAPLMIGLLVVGIGMAWGTDAGYAINPARDFGPRLASFLTGYGSAWRDQNGDLYFWVPIIGPLIGGVLGVGLYKALIGRFLPAEENPQEPTTPEPQYETA comes from the coding sequence ATGGCGGAACGCACCCGAATCCCCCCGCTGGCCGGTGAGCTCGCCGCCGAGTTCGCCGGCACCCTGATCCTCATCCTGTTCGGCGTCGGCGTCGTCGCGCAGGTCGCCGGGGCCGAGATCGGCGACCACGACAGCATCGCCTGGGCCTGGGGCCTCGGCGTCACGCTCGGCGTGTACGTCGCGGCCCGGATCAGCGGCGCCCACCTCAACCCCGCCGTCACCATCGCGCTCGCCGCGTTCAGGGAGTTCGCCTGGCGCAAGACGGCGCCCTACATCGCCGCGCAGACCGCGGGGGCGTTCGTCGCGGCCCTGATCGTCCGCTGGAACTACAGCGAGGTGCTGGCCAAGATCGACCCCGGCCACACCATCAAGACCCAGGGCGTGTTCTCCACCCTGCCGGGCAACGGCACGCTCCCGGTCGGCACCTGGGGCGCGTTCCGCGACCAGGTGATCGGCACCGCCATCCTGCTCTTCGTGATCAAGGCGCTCACCGACGTGCGCAACTCCCCGCCGCTCGCCAACCTCGCCCCGCTCATGATCGGCCTGCTGGTCGTCGGGATCGGCATGGCGTGGGGCACCGACGCCGGCTACGCGATCAACCCGGCCCGCGACTTCGGGCCCCGGCTCGCCTCGTTCCTCACCGGCTACGGCAGCGCGTGGCGGGACCAGAACGGCGATCTCTACTTCTGGGTGCCGATCATCGGCCCGCTGATCGGCGGAGTGCTCGGCGTCGGGCTCTACAAGGCGCTGATCGGCCGGTTCCTGCCGGCGGAGGAGAACCCGCAGGAGCCCACGACGCCCGAGCCCCAGTACGAGACGGCGTGA
- a CDS encoding glycerol-3-phosphate dehydrogenase/oxidase produces the protein MTSVALGPQHREDTLRDLADTEFDVVVVGGGIVGAGAALDAISRGLSVALVEARDWAAGTSSRSSKLIHGGLRYLEQRDFGLVREALRERGLLLERLAPHLVRPVRFLYPLRNRVWERAYVSAGVTLYDTMGGARSLPRHRQLTRRAALREAPALRSDALVGAVQYYDAQVDDARYTMMVARTAAQYGAKVATRAEATGFLREGERVTGVHVLDLEGDREIAVRARRVVCATGVWTDGAQAMTGSRAAFGVRASKGVHLVVPRDRIPMGTGLITRTSRSVLFIIPWGRHWLVGTTDTPHADGPDEPVAHHTDIGYLLDQANAVLRTPLTHDDIEGVYAGLRPLLSGEVDDTTRLSREHAVAEPVPGLVVVTGGKFTTYRVMARDAVDVVAEGLDASVPASVTGRLPILGATGYEVLWNERRRLAAESGLHVARIEHLLHRYGSCAREVLAMVADDPALGAAIPGAEDYLCAEAVYAVTHEGALHLEDVLSRRLRVSIEEWDGGVAAASRVAELVAPWLGWDAERVSGEVKRYVLQVAAERRGGPAVQEAPVTAA, from the coding sequence GTGACATCTGTAGCCCTCGGCCCCCAGCACCGCGAGGACACCTTGCGCGACCTGGCGGATACCGAGTTCGACGTCGTGGTCGTCGGCGGCGGCATCGTCGGCGCCGGCGCGGCGCTCGACGCGATCTCGCGGGGCCTGTCCGTCGCCCTCGTGGAGGCGCGGGACTGGGCGGCCGGCACGTCCAGCCGGTCCAGCAAGCTGATCCACGGCGGTCTGCGCTACCTCGAACAGCGCGACTTCGGGCTGGTCAGGGAGGCGCTGCGGGAGCGCGGCCTGCTGCTGGAGCGGCTCGCTCCGCACCTGGTGCGTCCCGTCCGGTTCCTCTACCCGCTGCGCAACCGTGTCTGGGAGCGGGCGTACGTCAGCGCGGGCGTGACCCTGTACGACACGATGGGCGGTGCGCGGTCCCTGCCCCGGCATCGCCAGCTCACGCGGCGGGCCGCGCTGCGGGAGGCCCCGGCCCTGCGGTCGGACGCGCTGGTCGGCGCCGTCCAGTACTACGACGCGCAGGTCGACGACGCCCGCTACACGATGATGGTCGCCCGCACCGCCGCGCAGTACGGCGCGAAGGTCGCCACCCGCGCCGAGGCGACGGGGTTCCTGCGCGAGGGCGAGCGGGTGACCGGCGTCCACGTCCTGGACCTGGAGGGCGACCGGGAGATCGCCGTGCGGGCCCGGCGCGTGGTGTGCGCGACCGGGGTGTGGACGGACGGCGCGCAGGCGATGACCGGGTCGCGGGCCGCGTTCGGCGTGCGGGCGTCCAAGGGCGTCCACCTGGTCGTGCCGCGCGACCGGATCCCGATGGGCACCGGGCTGATCACGCGGACCTCCAGGAGCGTCCTGTTCATCATCCCGTGGGGGCGGCACTGGCTCGTCGGCACCACCGACACCCCGCACGCCGACGGCCCCGACGAGCCCGTCGCCCACCACACCGACATCGGCTACCTCCTCGACCAGGCGAACGCCGTCCTGCGGACACCGCTCACGCACGACGACATCGAGGGCGTCTACGCGGGGCTGCGGCCGCTGCTGTCCGGCGAGGTGGACGACACCACGCGGCTGTCGCGCGAGCACGCCGTCGCCGAGCCGGTGCCGGGCCTCGTCGTCGTGACGGGCGGGAAGTTCACCACCTACCGCGTCATGGCGCGGGACGCGGTCGACGTGGTCGCCGAGGGCCTCGACGCCTCAGTCCCCGCGTCGGTCACCGGCCGGCTGCCGATCCTCGGCGCCACCGGGTACGAGGTGCTGTGGAACGAGCGGCGCAGGCTCGCCGCCGAGTCGGGCCTGCACGTCGCGCGGATCGAGCACCTGCTGCACCGGTACGGATCATGCGCCCGGGAGGTGCTGGCCATGGTCGCGGACGACCCGGCGCTCGGCGCCGCCATCCCCGGCGCCGAGGACTACCTGTGCGCCGAGGCGGTCTACGCGGTGACGCACGAGGGCGCGCTTCACCTGGAGGACGTGCTGTCGCGGCGGCTGCGCGTCTCGATCGAGGAGTGGGACGGCGGCGTGGCCGCGGCGTCGCGCGTCGCCGAACTCGTCGCGCCCTGGCTCGGCTGGGACGCCGAGCGGGTCAGCGGCGAGGTCAAGCGGTACGTCCTGCAGGTCGCGGCGGAGCGCCGCGGCGGCCCGGCCGTGCAGGAGGCGCCCGTCACCGCCGCCTAG